Proteins from a single region of Pseudomonas ekonensis:
- the ruvC gene encoding crossover junction endodeoxyribonuclease RuvC, with product MTLILGIDPGSRITGYGVVRDTGRGCVYVASGCIRTGGGELHERLQIVYRGVREIIQTYGPVTMGIEKVFMARNADSALKLGQARGAAIVAGAEESLEIAEYTATQVKQAVVGTGAANKEQVQMMVMHMLKLTSKPQIDASDALAIAICHAHTRASLLPHGLGAARSRGGRLRL from the coding sequence ATGACTTTAATCCTTGGAATCGACCCCGGCTCGCGCATCACCGGTTACGGCGTGGTCCGCGACACCGGACGCGGCTGCGTGTACGTGGCCTCCGGCTGCATCCGCACCGGCGGCGGCGAGCTGCACGAACGGCTGCAGATCGTCTACCGCGGCGTGCGGGAGATCATCCAGACCTACGGCCCCGTGACCATGGGCATCGAAAAGGTGTTCATGGCGCGCAACGCCGACTCGGCGCTGAAGCTGGGCCAGGCCCGGGGCGCGGCGATCGTGGCCGGCGCCGAAGAAAGCCTGGAGATCGCCGAGTACACGGCGACCCAGGTCAAGCAGGCGGTGGTCGGCACCGGTGCGGCGAACAAGGAGCAGGTGCAGATGATGGTCATGCACATGCTCAAGCTCACCAGCAAGCCGCAGATCGACGCCTCGGACGCCCTGGCCATCGCCATTTGCCATGCGCACACCCGTGCCAGCCTGCTGCCCCACGGGTTGGGGGCGGCACGCAGTCGTGGCGGTCGCTTGCGTCTCTGA